CCTTGCGGTACGGCCCAGGGTAGCCGAGAAGGTGCTGTCCCAGTTCCAGAAACTCGCCTGGCAGAAGGATGCTGAAGACATCATGTCACCACTAACCCCCAGAGAGATAGAGATACTTAACTACATAGCCAAGGGCTATCTCAACAAGCAGATAGCGATGGAGCTCGGCATCAGCGAACAGACCATCAAGAACCATGTGACCTCTATCCTGCGCAAGCTGAATGCCAACGCACGTACCGAAGCGGTGGTCCTTGCTATCAAGCAGGGCGTTATCTCCATCAACTAGCAGGGACTGTAAAGGCATTTGTAAGACACTACACTGGCTTCCCGCCACAGGAGAGCCCATCCTGCATGGCACTTTCGTCCCCGTTCCACCGCAGTACGGTGTGCCTGCTGATACGAGATTGCGATTCCCCTGTGAACCCTCAAGGCTCTTCCGTGGTGCCGTTGTGGTTTGTTTGTCTCAGAATGCAACCAGGAACACAGGATGTTTAGCAAATGTTTAGAAGTATCGCCCACTTTTTAGGCTTTTTTTGGTACTGCTGCCGTATAGTGAATGAAGGACTACAGCTTCAATATGCCAGCATCTAAAGTGATGCCCACATAACCGGAGCATGTAAAAGAGGATAATGTGAGGAGTGACTTGTATCCGATGATAAGAGCAGAAAATGACCGGGGTTGGCAGAAATACTGCGGGTTCCTGAACCTGACCATAGAACAGTTCATGGCAATACAGGGGACACTCCTCCTGCAGCAACTGGAGAGAGTGGCCGGCAGCCCCCTGAGTAGAAAGATAATGGGCAGTGAAGTGCCCGGGTCTGTCAATGAGTTCCGTAGACGGGTGCCACTGACCTCATACCAGGACTATCTTCCCGAATTCGAGTCCGGTCGTGAGGATGCACTGCCCGAAAAGCCATATACCTGGGCACACACATCCGGAGCATCGGGAACCTTCAAACGGGTACCATACACCGAGGAGTTCTACCGGTGCGCCCTCGATAACCTGATGGCTGCCTTCATCCTCGCCTGCTCCCGAAAACGGGGCCGGAGTACCCTTACCGAGGGGGATAAGGTGCTGTTTAATGTTGCCCCGAGCCCCTACATATCGGGGATACTGGCCACCGGAGCAAGCCGGATTTTCAACCTCAGGCCGATAATGACGTCCGGTGAGCAGGACAGCATGGACTTCAAGGACAAAGTGGCCAAGGGGTTCGAGCTGTCACTTCGGACGGGAGTGGACATACTGGTAGCCATGACCAGCGTCCTGGTCAAGATGGGCAACGACTTCAATAAGCTCTCTCAGGGCAACCGAAAGTCGAAACGGATACCAAGTCTCATGGCCCTTCCCAGACTTGCCCGTGCTTTCCTGCGCAGTAAACTGGAGCGCAGGGATATACTGCCCAAGGACCTCTGGCCGGTCAAAGCACTGATTGGCTGGGGAACTGACACATCCGTCTACCGGGAACAGGTGTACCGGTACTGGGGGGCGTATCCCTACGAGATGCATGCCTGCACCGAGGCGGGCATAATGGCACTGCAAAGCTGGAACAAGAAAGACCTCACGCTTCTGCCTCATTCCAATTTCTTCGAGTTCATTCCTGAGGAGGAGTGGCTGCGATGCAGGGATGACCTCTTCTACCAACCGAGC
The nucleotide sequence above comes from Dehalococcoidales bacterium. Encoded proteins:
- a CDS encoding GH3 auxin-responsive promoter family protein, translating into MIRAENDRGWQKYCGFLNLTIEQFMAIQGTLLLQQLERVAGSPLSRKIMGSEVPGSVNEFRRRVPLTSYQDYLPEFESGREDALPEKPYTWAHTSGASGTFKRVPYTEEFYRCALDNLMAAFILACSRKRGRSTLTEGDKVLFNVAPSPYISGILATGASRIFNLRPIMTSGEQDSMDFKDKVAKGFELSLRTGVDILVAMTSVLVKMGNDFNKLSQGNRKSKRIPSLMALPRLARAFLRSKLERRDILPKDLWPVKALIGWGTDTSVYREQVYRYWGAYPYEMHACTEAGIMALQSWNKKDLTLLPHSNFFEFIPEEEWLRCRDDLFYQPSTVLLSEVKPGQRYELVITSFYGMPFLRYRLGHLIRITALEDEEAQVSLPQMVFETRADELIDIAGFTRISEKTISQAIVNAGLTQEDWAIRKEANNDKTSLHLYIELNGEYSRENIAPVLHEELTRIDPGYRDLERMMDIRPLEVTVLRTGTFGDYYIQQRDSGAELMQRKPPRMNTPDDIIGELLRISDTRGIQVAQLTEATWNTEAGAVSAHLTG